A window of the Lactuca sativa cultivar Salinas chromosome 7, Lsat_Salinas_v11, whole genome shotgun sequence genome harbors these coding sequences:
- the LOC111897026 gene encoding alkane hydroxylase MAH1: protein MALLYSLDMLLLSVLLFVSISVFLYRRRSHPATNWPVFGMTPHLILNAYRVHDFATDLLKQNHGTFMFKGLWFGNMDMLVTSDPTNIHYMLSKNFPNYPKGPEFHKIFDILGDGIFNSDHEVWEIQRKTTMSLLKHPDFNSHLEKNIRNKIEKGLLPLLDLISHNQQAIDLQEIFQRFTFDAICALLLDYDPETLSVHLPYNACEKAFTDAEEALLWRHVLLERVWKLQQRFGMGKEKKLTEACKVFDEFIYKCLSRKEEFGNDGIVEKEETTGLLESLMTSFQGQTGISGDSRRFLKDTILNLMIAGRDTTSTVLSWFFYLLAQNPSIESKIRREIESQVGGSDWKYCLGVKELKSLVYLHGGLCEALRLYPPVALEHKSPYEADVLPSGHAVNENSKIILSFYSMGRMEWIWGKDCMEFKPERWFSGGKGGIKYVPSYKFTAFHAGPRTCLGKEMGFIQMKMVAIAIIYHYHIEVVEGHKVCPSDSIILQMKHGLKVRLSPIN, encoded by the coding sequence ATGGCTTTGCTCTATAGCCTCGATATGCTTCTCCTCTCAGTTTTGTTGTTTGTTTCTATTTCTGTATTCCTTTACAGGAGAAGGTCCCATCCTGCTACTAATTGGCCTGTTTTTGGGATGACCCCCCATCTCATTCTGAATGCTTACCGAGTCCATGATTTCGCCACTGATCTTCTCAAACAGAACCATGGTACTTTCATGTTTAAAGGTCTTTGGTTCGGCAATATGGATATGCTTGTCACCTCGGACCCCACCAATATTCACTACATGTTGAGCAAGAACTTCCCAAACTATCCTAAGGGACCAGAATTCCATAAGATTTTTGATATCCTTGGAGATGGGATCTTTAACTCAGATCACGAGGTATGGGAAATCCAAAGGAAAACAACCATGTCTCTACTCAAACACCCAGACTTCAATTCTCACCTGGAAAAAAATATTAGGAACAAGATCGAGAAAGGGCTTCTCCCTCTCCTTGATTTGATCTCCCATAATCAGCAAGCCATCGATTTGCAGGAAATATTTCAGAGGTTTACTTTTGACGCTATCTGTGCATTACTTTTAGATTATGATCCTGAAACCCTGTCCGTCCATTTACCATATAATGCCTGCGAGAAGGCCTTCACTGATGCCGAAGAAGCTCTTCTGTGGAGGCATGTGTTGCTCGAAAGAGTTTGGAAGTTGCAACAGAGATTCGGGATGGGCAAAGAGAAGAAGTTGACCGAAGCTTGTAAGGTTTTTGAtgaatttatttataaatgctTGTCACGGAAAGAAGAGTTTGGTAATGATGGAATAGTAGAGAAGGAGGAGACGACCGGGTTGTTAGAATCTTTAATGACAAGTTTCCAAGGACAAACTGGGATTTCAGGGGACTCGAGAAGGTTTTTAAAAGATACGATACTGAATCTGATGATTGCTGGGAGAGACACCACAAGCACAGTTCTTTCATGGTTTTTCTATCTCCTTGCCCAAAACCCTAGCATAGAGAGCAAGATCCGAAGGGAGATTGAGAGCCAAGTTGGTGGTTCAGATTGGAAATATTGTTTGGGTGTAAAAGAGTTGAAGAGTCTTGTTTATCTTCACGGAGGTTTATGTGAAGCATTACGGCTGTATCCCCCTGTTGCTTTGGAGCACAAGTCGCCATATGAGGCAGACGTCCTTCCAAGCGGACATGCAGTGAATGAGAACAGCAAGATTATTCTGTCGTTCTACTCCATGGGAAGAATGGAATGGATATGGGGGAAGGACTGCATGGAATTTAAGCCGGAGAGATGGTTTTCAGGAGGAAAAGGAGGGATAAAATACGTACCATCTTATAAGTTTACAGCGTTTCATGCGGGGCCACGGACATGCTTGGGTAAGGAAATGGGTTTTATTCAGATGAAAATGGTGGCGATTGCAATCATTTATCATTACCATATCGAGGTGGTCGAAGGTCATAAGGTTTGTCCAAGCGATTCCATTATACTCCAGATGAAACATGGTTTGAAGGTCAGGCTCAGCCCTATTAATTAG